Part of the Nitrospirota bacterium genome is shown below.
AATGTTATAAAACGCCAAAAGTCCGAAATCACAAGTGAGCGAATGTCAGGAGGGAGGTCGCCGGTCATGAAATATGTCATTTTTTCTGTAATACTGTTCCCAGCCATAGTTTTTGCAGCAGACTTCCAAAATATTTCAGATAAGGATTCTAATTTAAAGTCGGGTTTAGTCTACGGGAAGGACCACTCCTTTTTTATTGATAATCCGGAGGGATGGATTCTAGATAATACACAAGGAAAAGAATTTGGTCTGTTGGCTGTATTATATCCAAAAGGATCTTCATTTAAGTCTGCAGAATCCGTAATGTATGAAAATATTGCAACCAAATCACCTGAAAGAGGAAATAATATTGAAGAAATTATGAGGTTAGACAAACTAAAATTTCAAAAAGGTAAACCAGAGATGCGTGTTTCAGTTGGGAATGATATTGTCACTCAAGATAAAAAAAATGCAAAGGTACTCATTTTTTCTGGAGATAATCTGGGAATTCAAACAAATGAAGCTGTTGCTTATATTGATGAGACAAAAATAGTAGTCCTATTAGTATTAAGTTCACAATCTGAAATGTCTTTTAAAAAGGCGTATCCAGATTTTCAAAAACTCGTATCTTCATATGGTTTCTTCACGGATCAAGTTCAGTTTTCAAAGGAAAATAAGAATTCAAAACCAATCAAATAACTTTCATTTTATGGCTCCTCAGCAGAATTTGTGGGTTGTTTCCGGTTCTGGCAGATTACCAAGTGTATGATATAAGGCGATTTGTAGGTTTTCTACCGACCGAAAACCGTATGCTTTTCTCATGGTCAGTTTCGCCTTGAGGTTAAA
Proteins encoded:
- a CDS encoding ISL3 family transposase, encoding FNLKAKLTMRKAYGFRSVENLQIALYHTLGNLPEPETTHKFC